A part of Populus alba chromosome 8, ASM523922v2, whole genome shotgun sequence genomic DNA contains:
- the LOC118042365 gene encoding major allergen Pru ar 1, with the protein MGLITFENEFSVAVPPAKLFKVYCLETDTLIPKILPQSIKSSEIIEGNGGPGTIRKVTFVEGKGLTYVKQKIETIDEENFAYSFSLIESNVWMEGVEKVIFEHTFVPTPEGGSICKRTSKYYIKDGAEIKEDQIKKDGKKTEGLFKAVEAYFLANPDA; encoded by the exons ATGGGTCTCATCActtttgaaaatgaattttctgTCGCTGTCCCTCCTGCCAAGCTCTTCAAGGTCTACTGCCTCGAGACTGATACTCTCATACCTAAAATCCTACCACAATCAATTAAAAGCTCTGAGATAATTGAAGGAAATGGAGGGCCAGGAACAATAAGGAAGGTCACTTTTGTTGAAG GCAAAGGGCTCACCTACGTGAAGCAGAAGATTGAAACAATCGATGAAGAGAATTTCGCATACAGCTTCAGTTTGATTGAATCTAACGTTTGGATGGAGGGAGTTGAGAAAGTCATTTTCGAACATACGTTTGTGCCCACTCCTGAGGGAGGATCCATCTGCAAAAGAACAAGCAAGTACTATATAAAGGATGGTGCTGAGATCAAGGAGGATCAAATCAAGAAGGATGGCAAGAAGACCGAAGGGCTGTTCAAGGCTGTCGAAGCTTACTTCTTGGCAAATCCTGATGCCTGA